The following proteins are encoded in a genomic region of Cyanobacterium sp. T60_A2020_053:
- a CDS encoding HAD family phosphatase translates to MDSLKNINLNYHEIEAIIFDLGGVIIDVNMNYPYNFFSQHSSLSADLLVPNLKQVAFAYEVGKINDDEFINNMQNILDVKYSKAEIINIWNGMLGYVPQRLGALLAQIKQDKKTFILSNTNPIHIAEVEQRFAQSITNYSFSSLFDKIYYSYEIGLHKPDLAIFEYVIKDQRLKPSTTLFIDDNLANVEGARHCGLKAIHMNPPMSLPDLFRGQILP, encoded by the coding sequence ATGGATAGTTTGAAAAATATTAATCTTAATTATCATGAAATAGAGGCGATTATTTTTGATTTAGGAGGAGTAATTATTGATGTTAATATGAACTATCCCTACAATTTTTTTTCTCAACACAGTTCTTTAAGTGCTGATTTATTAGTCCCTAATTTAAAACAAGTTGCTTTTGCTTATGAAGTAGGGAAAATTAATGATGATGAATTTATTAATAATATGCAAAATATTCTTGATGTCAAATATTCTAAAGCAGAAATAATCAACATTTGGAATGGAATGTTAGGATATGTTCCGCAAAGGTTAGGGGCGCTTTTAGCTCAAATTAAACAGGATAAAAAAACCTTTATTCTTAGTAATACTAACCCAATTCATATCGCTGAAGTAGAGCAAAGATTTGCTCAATCGATTACTAATTATTCTTTTTCATCTCTGTTTGATAAAATTTATTATTCTTATGAAATAGGCTTACATAAACCTGATTTAGCCATATTTGAGTATGTCATTAAAGATCAAAGGTTAAAACCTAGTACTACGCTTTTTATTGATGATAATTTAGCTAATGTGGAGGGCGCCCGCCATTGTGGTTTAAAAGCTATCCACATGAATCCACCCATGTCGTTACCTGATTTATTTAGAGGTCAAATATTGCCATAA
- a CDS encoding LysE family translocator, translating into MILLASLPSLSVFTVVTRSATLGFWHGAVTSLGVVTGDIIFILIAIYGLAFLAQEGEIFFAVVKGAGAIYLIYLAIKLWRLKPTIYHQKKVSKEHLWASFFAGLSITLADQKAILFYLGFLPAFINLQTVSIVDILMIILIVIVTVGGVKIVYAWLARGITFLINPRFSVLINRVGAGVMGAVAGVLWWDLWQYLTSK; encoded by the coding sequence TTGATTTTATTAGCTTCTTTACCTAGTTTAAGTGTATTTACGGTGGTGACTCGCTCTGCTACTCTAGGTTTTTGGCACGGTGCCGTTACCAGTTTGGGAGTAGTAACAGGAGATATTATTTTCATTTTAATTGCTATTTATGGTCTCGCTTTTTTGGCGCAAGAAGGAGAGATTTTTTTTGCTGTGGTGAAGGGCGCTGGGGCTATTTATTTAATTTATTTAGCTATTAAATTATGGCGTTTAAAGCCAACTATTTATCATCAAAAGAAAGTTTCAAAAGAGCATTTGTGGGCAAGTTTCTTCGCTGGTTTATCTATTACTTTAGCAGATCAAAAGGCAATTCTTTTTTATCTTGGGTTTCTTCCTGCTTTTATTAATTTACAAACTGTTTCTATTGTTGATATTTTGATGATTATTTTAATTGTAATTGTCACCGTTGGGGGTGTAAAAATAGTTTATGCTTGGTTAGCTAGGGGTATTACTTTCTTGATTAATCCTCGTTTTAGTGTCTTAATCAATCGAGTTGGGGCAGGGGTGATGGGCGCTGTTGCTGGTGTTTTATGGTGGGATTTATGGCAATATTTGACCTCTAAATAA
- a CDS encoding BrnA antitoxin family protein → MNISPKRLKEIANIPDDAIDTSDIPELDDNFWRKAKMVKPITKKTISIRLDSDILDWFKCQEKGYQTSINNVLRTYVEHQKINKENNN, encoded by the coding sequence ATGAATATCTCACCCAAGCGACTTAAAGAAATAGCTAACATACCAGATGATGCGATTGATACTTCAGATATACCTGAATTAGACGATAACTTTTGGAGAAAGGCAAAAATGGTCAAACCCATCACAAAAAAAACTATTTCTATTCGCCTAGATAGCGACATTTTAGATTGGTTCAAATGTCAAGAGAAAGGCTATCAAACATCTATTAATAATGTTCTTCGTACTTATGTTGAGCATCAAAAAATAAACAAAGAAAACAATAACTAA
- a CDS encoding BrnT family toxin yields the protein MKFEWNENKNKQNINKHGISFEEAKEIFYGIIFTITDERFDYGEVREISIGTIESFVIVTVVHTERNGKIRIISARKATPKERKTYYEYLTQAT from the coding sequence ATGAAATTTGAGTGGAATGAAAACAAAAACAAACAAAATATCAATAAGCATGGTATTAGTTTTGAAGAAGCCAAAGAAATTTTTTACGGGATCATATTTACCATTACTGATGAAAGATTTGATTATGGAGAAGTAAGAGAAATTAGTATTGGCACCATAGAAAGTTTTGTCATTGTTACTGTAGTTCATACTGAAAGAAATGGCAAAATTCGCATAATTTCAGCGCGTAAAGCAACACCTAAAGAAAGGAAAACATACTATGAATATCTCACCCAAGCGACTTAA
- the zds gene encoding 9,9'-di-cis-zeta-carotene desaturase, which translates to MRVAIVGAGLAGLATAVDLADAGCEVEIFESRPFVGGKVGSWLDKDGNHIEMGLHVFFGCYYNLFALMEKVGAINNLRLKQHTHTFINEGGRIGELDFRFLTGAPFNGLKAFFTTSQLSTGDKIANSLALGTSPIVRGLIDFEGAMRQIRELDKISFADWFRSHGGNQGSLDKMWNPIAYALGFIDTENISARCMLTIFQFFAAKTEASVLRMLEGSPHEYLHKPITDYLEARGVKIHTRRRVREIQYQQNGKTTVTGLLIADGKNEELITADAYVCACDVPGIQRLIPESWRTMAEFDNIYKLDAVPVATVQLRFDGWVTEMQDEAKRTQLQEAVGIDNLLYTADADFSCFSDLALSSPSDYYREGEGSLLQLVLTPGDPFIKESNENIAHHVLKQVHQLFPSSQKLNMTWYSVVKLAQSLYREAPGMDVFRPAQKTPIDNFFLAGSYTQQDYIDSMEGATLSGKQAARAVLASK; encoded by the coding sequence ATGCGAGTAGCCATCGTTGGAGCTGGATTAGCTGGATTAGCCACTGCCGTTGACTTAGCGGATGCTGGATGTGAAGTAGAAATTTTTGAGTCGCGCCCTTTTGTTGGTGGAAAAGTTGGCAGTTGGCTTGACAAAGACGGTAATCATATCGAAATGGGATTACACGTTTTTTTTGGTTGCTATTACAACTTATTCGCCCTGATGGAGAAGGTGGGCGCTATTAATAACCTCCGATTAAAACAACATACTCACACCTTTATTAATGAAGGTGGTAGGATTGGAGAGTTAGACTTTCGTTTCCTTACAGGTGCGCCCTTCAACGGTTTAAAAGCATTTTTCACCACTTCCCAACTATCCACTGGCGATAAAATAGCTAATTCCCTTGCCCTCGGCACCAGCCCCATTGTGCGCGGATTGATAGATTTTGAGGGCGCTATGCGTCAAATCAGAGAGTTAGATAAAATTAGCTTCGCTGACTGGTTTCGCTCCCACGGTGGTAATCAGGGTAGCCTTGATAAAATGTGGAATCCCATTGCCTATGCGCTAGGTTTTATCGACACAGAAAATATTTCCGCACGCTGTATGTTGACTATATTCCAATTTTTTGCTGCCAAAACAGAAGCCTCTGTGTTAAGAATGTTGGAAGGCTCACCCCATGAATATTTACATAAACCTATCACTGACTATCTGGAAGCAAGAGGGGTAAAAATCCATACTCGGCGCCGTGTCAGAGAGATTCAATATCAACAAAATGGCAAAACTACCGTAACTGGTTTACTCATTGCTGACGGGAAAAATGAAGAATTAATCACCGCAGATGCTTATGTGTGTGCTTGTGATGTGCCGGGTATTCAAAGATTGATTCCCGAATCATGGCGGACCATGGCGGAGTTTGATAATATTTACAAGTTGGATGCTGTGCCTGTTGCTACGGTGCAATTACGCTTCGATGGTTGGGTAACGGAAATGCAAGACGAAGCCAAGCGCACTCAATTGCAAGAAGCGGTAGGTATTGACAATTTACTTTATACGGCTGATGCAGATTTTTCTTGTTTTTCTGATCTTGCTCTCTCTAGCCCTTCTGATTACTATAGGGAAGGAGAAGGCTCTTTATTACAGTTAGTTTTAACACCGGGCGATCCTTTTATCAAGGAAAGTAATGAAAATATCGCCCACCATGTCTTAAAACAAGTCCATCAATTATTCCCCTCTTCCCAAAAACTGAATATGACTTGGTATAGTGTTGTGAAATTAGCTCAATCTCTCTATCGGGAAGCACCGGGCATGGATGTATTTCGCCCTGCCCAAAAAACTCCCATTGATAATTTTTTCCTCGCTGGTAGTTACACCCAACAGGATTATATAGATAGTATGGAGGGCGCTACTCTTTCTGGTAAACAGGCGGCGCGCGCCGTTTTAGCTAGTAAGTAA
- the obgE gene encoding GTPase ObgE: MQFIDQVEVELIAGDGGDGLVAFRREKYVPAGGPSGGNGGKGGSVILKAVTNLQTLLDFRYARVFKAQDGKRGGPNNRTGAGGEDRILEVPCGTMVYDLETEELIYDLVAENETFVVAKGGKGGLGNQHFLSNSNRAPEYALPGLEGEIKKVRLELKLLAQVGIIGLPNAGKSTFISAVSSARPKIADYPFTTLIPNLGVVRKPTGDGTVFADIPGLIEGASEGIGLGHDFLRHIERTRLLLHLVDINSEAPLTDYQVIRDELSAYGRGLDQRPSLLALNKIDTLDDDSQQEIIKEFQAVYDGEIFLISAVTGAGCNQLLQAVWQQLDLMSEPVETVTFSP; encoded by the coding sequence ATGCAATTCATCGATCAGGTAGAAGTAGAATTAATCGCTGGAGATGGTGGCGATGGGTTAGTGGCGTTTCGCCGTGAAAAATATGTCCCGGCAGGAGGCCCTTCAGGAGGTAATGGTGGTAAGGGTGGCTCAGTAATTTTAAAGGCGGTGACAAATTTACAAACTTTGTTAGATTTTCGTTATGCAAGGGTATTTAAGGCGCAAGATGGGAAGCGAGGAGGTCCCAATAATCGCACGGGCGCTGGAGGAGAAGACCGTATTTTAGAAGTGCCTTGCGGTACGATGGTTTATGATTTGGAAACGGAAGAGTTAATTTATGATTTGGTGGCGGAAAATGAAACTTTTGTGGTGGCAAAAGGTGGCAAAGGGGGTTTAGGTAATCAACATTTTCTCAGTAACAGTAATCGGGCGCCGGAATATGCTTTACCGGGTTTGGAAGGGGAAATAAAAAAAGTTCGTTTAGAGTTAAAGTTATTGGCACAGGTGGGTATTATTGGGTTGCCCAATGCAGGAAAGTCCACATTTATTTCGGCGGTATCTTCAGCGCGCCCCAAAATAGCCGATTATCCTTTTACTACGTTAATACCTAACTTAGGAGTAGTCAGGAAACCAACGGGAGATGGCACGGTTTTTGCTGATATTCCCGGTTTGATTGAGGGAGCTTCCGAAGGGATTGGTTTAGGGCATGATTTTTTGCGCCACATCGAGCGCACGAGGCTATTATTGCATTTAGTGGATATTAACTCAGAGGCGCCCCTCACCGATTATCAAGTAATTCGAGATGAATTATCGGCTTATGGTCGAGGATTGGATCAGCGCCCTTCTCTGTTAGCATTGAATAAGATTGATACTCTTGATGATGATAGTCAACAGGAAATTATTAAGGAATTTCAAGCAGTGTACGATGGAGAAATATTTTTAATTTCTGCGGTGACGGGCGCTGGATGTAATCAATTACTCCAAGCCGTCTGGCAACAGCTAGACTTAATGAGTGAACCTGTAGAAACTGTAACATTTTCCCCATAA
- a CDS encoding c-type cytochrome yields MNNQLIETKLNQQERKTTVIALTIILIVSLVITVSFWLNYSPNPYVQEVLSYQGNLIRGEAIFNVNCAGCHGLQGIGNVGPNLSQVYKHKSEQGIINQVISGQTPPMPKFQPSAEDMADLLSYLKQL; encoded by the coding sequence GTGAATAACCAGCTAATCGAAACAAAACTTAATCAACAGGAGCGCAAAACAACTGTCATCGCACTAACTATTATCCTCATTGTCTCCCTTGTTATTACTGTCAGTTTTTGGCTTAACTATTCCCCTAATCCTTATGTGCAGGAAGTTTTATCTTATCAAGGTAATTTGATTCGAGGGGAAGCTATCTTTAATGTCAACTGTGCTGGTTGTCATGGTTTACAAGGTATCGGCAATGTTGGTCCTAATTTATCCCAAGTATATAAACATAAATCCGAACAAGGTATTATCAATCAAGTAATTAGTGGGCAAACTCCCCCCATGCCTAAATTTCAACCATCGGCTGAAGACATGGCAGATTTACTTTCCTATCTCAAGCAATTATAA